In the Grimontia kaedaensis genome, one interval contains:
- the ampD gene encoding 1,6-anhydro-N-acetylmuramyl-L-alanine amidase AmpD codes for MLTITDHLLDSAPYVPSPHFNERPVEEDISLLVVHNISLPPGEFGGSYIEDFFQGKLTSTAHPFFDEIRDVQVSAHCLIKRDGSVVQFVPFNQRAWHAGVSSFEGREQCNDFSIGIELEGADDLPYTEAQYVSLADVSRAIMKHYPAITYERITGHENIAPGRKTDPGQSFHWEKFKALL; via the coding sequence ATGTTAACCATCACCGATCATTTGTTGGATAGTGCCCCTTATGTCCCTTCGCCTCACTTTAACGAGCGCCCGGTTGAAGAAGATATTTCGCTGCTGGTGGTGCATAACATCAGCTTGCCGCCGGGTGAGTTTGGTGGCAGCTATATCGAAGATTTCTTTCAGGGAAAACTCACCTCTACAGCACATCCCTTCTTTGATGAAATTCGAGATGTTCAGGTTTCTGCCCATTGCCTGATTAAACGCGATGGCAGTGTGGTGCAGTTTGTGCCTTTCAATCAACGCGCATGGCATGCTGGTGTGTCTTCATTCGAAGGTCGTGAACAGTGCAATGATTTCTCGATAGGTATTGAGCTTGAAGGAGCAGACGACTTGCCATATACAGAGGCACAGTACGTTTCATTGGCAGATGTATCTCGCGCTATCATGAAGCACTATCCTGCTATTACTTATGAGCGTATTACAGGCCATGAGAACATTGCACCAGGAAGAAAAACTGACCCCGGCCAGTCATTCCACTGGGAGAAGTTTAAAGCACTCCTCTAG
- the pdhR gene encoding pyruvate dehydrogenase complex transcriptional repressor PdhR: protein MAIQRIRQPKLSDVIEKELESLILEGTLSPGQKLPPERELAKQFDVSRPSVREAIQRLEAKKLLNRKQGGGTFVSERLWQRFSEPLIGLLADHPESQLDLLESRHALEGISSYFAALRGTDEDLQRVCDCHDSIREAQQLGDLKAEAAAVMKYLIAVTEASHNVVLLHIMRSLAPLLEQNILQNFELLNRREDVVAKVTKHRANIVQAITAGEPEKARQASHAHLAFIEETLLDLGREESRRERSLRRIQQRKDELE, encoded by the coding sequence ATGGCTATACAACGGATTCGTCAACCCAAACTGTCTGACGTTATAGAGAAAGAGCTTGAAAGTCTGATTCTGGAAGGAACCCTTTCGCCTGGGCAAAAGCTGCCACCAGAGCGCGAGTTAGCGAAACAATTCGATGTTTCCCGCCCCTCCGTCCGAGAAGCCATTCAGCGATTAGAAGCCAAGAAACTCCTTAATAGAAAGCAAGGTGGTGGCACCTTTGTGAGTGAGCGCTTGTGGCAGCGTTTCTCTGAGCCTTTGATTGGGCTTTTGGCTGACCACCCTGAAAGCCAGCTTGATTTGCTGGAATCCCGTCATGCGCTGGAAGGAATCTCCTCCTATTTCGCAGCGTTACGTGGAACCGATGAAGATTTACAGCGAGTGTGTGACTGTCACGATAGCATTCGCGAAGCCCAGCAGCTTGGTGACTTGAAAGCAGAAGCTGCCGCCGTTATGAAATACCTGATTGCCGTTACCGAGGCGTCACATAACGTGGTTCTGCTGCATATTATGCGCAGCTTGGCGCCTTTGCTGGAGCAAAACATTTTACAGAACTTTGAGTTACTGAACCGACGTGAAGATGTCGTCGCGAAGGTAACCAAGCACAGAGCCAACATTGTTCAGGCGATTACCGCCGGTGAGCCGGAAAAAGCCCGCCAGGCATCGCATGCACATTTGGCCTTTATCGAGGAAACCCTGCTGGATCTGGGCCGTGAGGAGAGCAGACGTGAACGCTCCCTTCGCCGGATACAGCAACGCAAGGACGAGTTGGAATAG
- the aceE gene encoding pyruvate dehydrogenase (acetyl-transferring), homodimeric type, with amino-acid sequence MSEVMKNDVDALETQEWLAALESVVREEGVERAQFLLEQVMEKARLDGVDMPTGITTNYVNTIPADKEPAYPGDVNLERRIRSIIRWNAIMIVLRASKKDLELGGHMASFQSSAAFYETCFNHFFRAPNEVDGGDLVYYQGHISPGIYSRAFVEGRLTEEQLDNFRQEVDGKGISSYPHPKLMPEFWQFPTVSMGLGPISAIYQARFLKYLNGRGLKDTTNQRVYAFLGDGEMDEPESRGAISFAAREKLDNLCFLINCNLQRLDGPVMGNGKIIQELEGLFKGAGWNVVKVVWGSGWDKLLAKDTTGKLLQLMNETVDGDYQTFKAKDGAYVRKHFFGKYPETAALVADMTDEEIFALKRGGHEPSKLYAAFKSAQETSDRPTVILAKTVKGYGMGEAAEGKNIAHQVKKMDMTHVLHLRDRLGLQDLLSDEEVAALPYLKLEEGSAEHQYLHARRQALKGYTPQRLPNFTEELTLPQLDAFQPLLEEQKRDISTTMAFVRALNVLLKDKGVGKNIVPIIADEARTFGMEGLFRQIGIYNPHGQNYTPQDRDIVSYYKEATSGQVLQEGINELGAMSSWVAAATSYSTNDLPMIPFYIYYSMFGFQRVGDMAWMAGDQQSRGFLLGATAGRTTLNGEGLQHEDGHSHVMAGTVPNCISYDPTFAYEVAVIMQDGIRRMYGPEQENVFYYLTLMNENYAQPAMPEGAAEGIRKGIYKLEAYAGDKAKVQLMGSGTILNEVRAAADILSKDYDIASDVFSVTSFNELARDGQACDRQNMLNPMADAQVPYIAQVMGTEPAIVATDYMKNYADQVRAFIPAESYRVLGTDGFGRSDSRENLRRHFEVNAGYVVVAALTELAKRGDIEKSVVVEAIEKFGIDTQKVNPLYA; translated from the coding sequence ATGTCTGAAGTCATGAAAAATGACGTGGACGCACTAGAGACCCAAGAGTGGCTAGCAGCTCTTGAATCAGTCGTTCGTGAAGAAGGTGTAGAACGTGCCCAGTTCCTGCTTGAGCAAGTTATGGAAAAGGCGCGCCTTGACGGTGTTGATATGCCAACTGGCATCACCACCAACTATGTGAATACCATCCCTGCAGACAAAGAACCTGCATACCCGGGTGATGTAAACCTGGAACGTCGTATTCGTTCTATCATTCGTTGGAACGCGATCATGATCGTGTTGCGCGCATCGAAGAAAGATCTGGAACTTGGCGGCCACATGGCGTCTTTCCAATCTTCAGCTGCATTCTACGAGACCTGTTTCAACCATTTCTTCCGCGCACCTAACGAGGTGGACGGTGGCGATCTGGTTTACTACCAAGGTCATATTTCACCGGGTATCTACTCGCGTGCATTCGTTGAAGGTCGTCTGACTGAAGAGCAACTGGATAATTTCCGTCAGGAAGTAGATGGTAAAGGTATCTCTTCTTACCCACACCCTAAACTGATGCCTGAGTTCTGGCAGTTCCCGACCGTATCAATGGGTCTGGGTCCAATCTCTGCTATCTATCAAGCACGTTTCCTGAAGTACCTGAACGGTCGTGGTCTGAAAGACACTACCAACCAGCGCGTATACGCATTCCTGGGTGACGGTGAGATGGATGAGCCAGAATCACGCGGCGCGATTTCTTTCGCAGCTCGTGAGAAGCTGGATAACCTGTGCTTCCTGATCAACTGTAACCTGCAGCGTCTTGACGGCCCAGTAATGGGTAACGGCAAGATCATCCAAGAACTGGAAGGTCTGTTCAAAGGTGCTGGCTGGAACGTAGTTAAGGTCGTTTGGGGTAGCGGTTGGGACAAACTGCTGGCGAAAGACACCACCGGTAAACTGCTTCAACTGATGAATGAAACCGTTGACGGTGACTACCAGACGTTCAAAGCAAAAGACGGTGCTTACGTTCGTAAACACTTCTTCGGCAAATACCCAGAGACTGCAGCACTGGTTGCTGACATGACTGATGAAGAGATCTTCGCGCTGAAGCGTGGTGGTCACGAGCCGTCGAAGCTGTACGCTGCATTTAAGAGCGCACAAGAAACTTCAGACCGTCCAACAGTGATCCTGGCTAAGACCGTTAAAGGTTACGGCATGGGTGAAGCGGCTGAAGGTAAGAACATTGCGCACCAGGTTAAGAAGATGGATATGACCCATGTTCTGCACCTGCGTGACCGTCTGGGTCTGCAAGACCTGCTGTCTGATGAAGAGGTTGCTGCACTGCCTTACCTGAAACTGGAAGAAGGTTCAGCAGAGCACCAGTACCTGCACGCTCGTCGCCAAGCGCTGAAAGGCTATACGCCTCAGCGTTTGCCTAACTTCACTGAAGAACTAACTCTGCCACAGCTGGACGCGTTCCAACCTCTGCTGGAAGAGCAAAAGCGTGACATTTCTACCACTATGGCTTTCGTACGTGCACTGAACGTACTGCTGAAAGACAAAGGCGTGGGTAAGAACATCGTTCCAATCATTGCTGACGAAGCGCGTACCTTTGGCATGGAAGGTCTGTTCCGTCAAATCGGTATCTACAACCCGCACGGTCAGAACTACACCCCACAAGACCGCGACATCGTTTCTTACTACAAAGAAGCGACTTCAGGTCAGGTACTGCAAGAAGGTATCAACGAACTGGGTGCCATGTCTTCATGGGTTGCTGCGGCAACGTCATACAGCACCAACGATCTGCCAATGATCCCGTTCTACATCTACTACTCGATGTTCGGCTTCCAACGCGTTGGCGACATGGCGTGGATGGCTGGCGACCAACAATCACGCGGCTTCCTGCTGGGTGCAACTGCAGGTCGTACAACGCTGAACGGTGAAGGTCTTCAGCATGAAGATGGTCACTCACACGTCATGGCGGGTACTGTTCCTAACTGTATCTCTTACGACCCAACTTTCGCTTACGAAGTTGCAGTGATCATGCAAGACGGTATCCGTCGCATGTACGGTCCAGAGCAAGAGAACGTGTTCTACTATCTGACGCTGATGAACGAAAACTACGCGCAGCCAGCAATGCCAGAAGGCGCTGCAGAAGGTATCCGTAAGGGTATCTACAAGCTGGAAGCCTACGCGGGTGACAAAGCGAAAGTTCAGCTGATGGGCTCTGGCACCATCCTGAACGAAGTACGTGCAGCGGCTGACATCCTGAGCAAGGATTACGACATCGCATCTGATGTATTCAGCGTGACGTCTTTCAACGAACTGGCACGTGATGGCCAGGCGTGTGATCGTCAGAACATGCTGAACCCAATGGCAGACGCGCAAGTCCCATACATTGCACAAGTGATGGGTACTGAGCCTGCTATCGTTGCGACTGACTACATGAAGAACTACGCGGACCAAGTTCGTGCGTTCATTCCTGCTGAGTCTTACCGCGTGCTGGGTACTGATGGCTTCGGTCGTTCAGACAGCCGTGAGAACCTGCGTCGTCACTTCGAAGTTAACGCTGGCTACGTAGTCGTTGCTGCGCTGACTGAACTGGCGAAGCGTGGCGATATCGAGAAATCAGTGGTTGTTGAAGCCATTGAGAAGTTCGGTATCGACACTCAGAAAGTGAACCCACTGTACGCGTAA